The Streptomyces cyaneogriseus subsp. noncyanogenus region CCCGCCGCAGGAGCCGGCGGATCCAGGTCGGGTCCGTGGCGGTCGGCGGGGACGCGCCCGTGTCGGTGCAGTCGATGACCACGACGCGTACGTCGGACATCGGGGCCACGCTCCAGCAGATCGCGGAGCTGACGGCGTCCGGCTGCCAGATCGTCCGGGTGGCCTGCCCCACGCAGGACGACGCCGACGCGCTCCCGGTCATCGCGCGCAAGTCCCAGATCCCGGTCATCGCGGACATCCACTTCCAGCCCAAGTACGTCTTCGCCGCGATCGAGGCGGGGTGCGCGGCGGTGCGGGTCAACCCGGGCAACATCAAGAAGTTCGACGACCAGGTCAGGGAGATCGCCAGGGCGGCCAAGGACCACGGCACCCCGATCCGTATCGGGGTCAACGCGGGCTCCCTGGACAAGCGGCTGCTGCAGAAGTACGGCAAGGCGACCCCCGAGGCGCTGGTCGAGTCGGCCCTGTGGGAGGCGTCCCTCTTCGAGGAGCACGACTTCCGCGACATCAAGATCTCCGTCAAGCACAACGACCCGGTCGTGATGATCGAGGCCTACCGGCAGCTCGCCGAGGCGTGCGACTACCCGCTCCACCTGGGCGTCACCGAGGCCGGTCCCGCCTTCCAGGGCACCATCAAGTCCGCGGTC contains the following coding sequences:
- the ispG gene encoding flavodoxin-dependent (E)-4-hydroxy-3-methylbut-2-enyl-diphosphate synthase; this encodes MPVALGVPTVPPRPAPRRRSRRIQVGSVAVGGDAPVSVQSMTTTRTSDIGATLQQIAELTASGCQIVRVACPTQDDADALPVIARKSQIPVIADIHFQPKYVFAAIEAGCAAVRVNPGNIKKFDDQVREIARAAKDHGTPIRIGVNAGSLDKRLLQKYGKATPEALVESALWEASLFEEHDFRDIKISVKHNDPVVMIEAYRQLAEACDYPLHLGVTEAGPAFQGTIKSAVAFGALLSRGIGDTIRVSLSAPPVEEVKVGIQILQALGLKERRLEIVSCPSCGRAQVDVYKLAEEVTAGLEGMEVPLRVAVMGCVVNGPGEAREADLGVASGNGKGQIFVKGEVVKTVPESQIVETLIEEAMRIAERTPRDEADAEGAPAADG